The following are from one region of the Nitrospirota bacterium genome:
- a CDS encoding TIGR01777 family protein, producing MRAFVTGATGFVGRELCRKLLDEGIEVTALIRRSELRAPLPSGVTLIKGNPMEEGSWYDAVSDCDIAINLAGYPIFTRWNEQSKKLIRESRVFTTRSLTNALIRHREGKKTVLISTSATGYYGDTGQDLVYENTPAGRGFLAKTAQEWESSAMKAKSSGIRVVITRFGVVLGKGGGALKAMLPAFKLNLGSPLGNAKQWFPWIHIKDLLEIFLFAIRNDKIEGPINCTSPGTVNNGDFSRALASALGKFYFLPSVPEFVLKLALGEVSTVVLQGQRAIAQKLLSNGFSFKYSGIDSALKDIFSL from the coding sequence ATGAGGGCATTTGTTACAGGCGCTACAGGCTTTGTAGGTAGAGAACTTTGTAGAAAGCTGCTGGATGAGGGAATTGAGGTTACTGCGCTAATAAGAAGAAGTGAACTCCGTGCTCCGCTTCCCAGTGGTGTTACACTTATCAAAGGGAATCCCATGGAGGAGGGTAGTTGGTACGACGCAGTTTCCGATTGTGATATTGCGATAAACCTTGCAGGCTACCCAATATTTACAAGGTGGAATGAGCAGTCCAAAAAACTAATAAGAGAAAGCAGAGTGTTTACTACCCGCTCCTTAACCAATGCACTTATCAGGCACAGAGAAGGTAAAAAGACGGTTTTAATAAGCACCTCAGCTACCGGTTATTACGGCGACACGGGTCAGGATTTAGTTTACGAAAACACTCCGGCGGGTAGAGGTTTTTTAGCAAAGACGGCACAGGAGTGGGAGTCCTCAGCAATGAAAGCCAAAAGTTCCGGTATCAGAGTCGTTATAACACGATTTGGTGTTGTTTTAGGTAAAGGCGGAGGTGCGTTGAAGGCAATGTTGCCTGCCTTTAAATTAAATCTTGGCAGTCCGTTAGGAAACGCTAAGCAGTGGTTTCCGTGGATACATATAAAAGACCTCCTTGAAATATTTCTTTTTGCCATCAGAAACGATAAAATTGAAGGCCCGATAAATTGTACTTCACCGGGAACTGTCAACAATGGTGATTTTTCACGTGCTCTGGCATCAGCCCTTGGCAAGTTTTATTTCCTGCCTTCAGTGCCGGAGTTTGTTCTGAAGCTTGCATTGGGAGAGGTCAGCACTGTGGTGTTACAAGGTCAGCGGGCCATTGCACAAAAGCTTCTTTCAAATGGTTTCAGTTTTAAATACAGTGGTATAGATAGCGCATTAAAAGATATTTTTAGCCTCTAA
- a CDS encoding pentapeptide repeat-containing protein, with protein sequence MEIEDETNNDVTDEDDNDLKEAVEKSSKENRNFLFAALILFTYVFITVNGTDDLNLLMLNSKVKLPTISAEVPLLMFYWIISFAVLIFHANILVNLYFHSRKLNEWINHAKKQDILTNSAKKEKELSMFPFIFNYRSSVVDRDVVRWTLRFITWVIYYFYPLFILFWIGKTFLPYHDKIITGIHNIIFAVDFLILAYFWPNIVKPTESKPIKFFLSTGLTGLIRNTGKYYGKHILFAVLLSIFVFNIVSVPVTNDERLLLPFIKEVWIPFKSKEKSNWDSPKKVNYEEEIKGETFFKPIFKIKLSNIVNRNLYLPEIKPVVKNKENAQNDNISVYLRKLNNDYVGVYLRGRNLDFGNFNKADLSYSDLREASLRGADLNSANLQGANLNESHLQGANIRYAHLQGADLTTTEMQGAALSDTELQGADLRSANLQGANLINAVLQGAYLFEAHLQGADLSSAKLQGAFLDSAELQGSDLYKAELQGTYLPDAKVKCIYDNETQIKDVYYESKVDVDTDDNWTVLINKFSKLKIANNTDNIKDAQKRLEKGKNKCIDFDKDVAKSIIEMFKRGKNYESFIQFNVDQACNGQNPWKENGVVIFKNEIMIAIRDKMKIICLDEYNKIPKIPYNAE encoded by the coding sequence ATGGAAATCGAAGACGAAACAAATAATGACGTTACCGATGAAGACGATAACGATTTAAAAGAAGCTGTCGAGAAATCATCTAAGGAAAACCGCAATTTTCTTTTTGCTGCATTAATCCTTTTTACTTACGTTTTTATAACCGTTAACGGAACAGATGACTTAAATCTTCTCATGCTAAACAGCAAGGTCAAACTACCTACGATAAGTGCCGAGGTTCCACTTTTAATGTTTTACTGGATTATTTCTTTTGCCGTGTTAATTTTTCATGCAAATATACTCGTAAACCTCTATTTCCATTCGAGAAAATTGAATGAATGGATAAATCATGCTAAAAAACAAGACATACTTACAAATTCTGCAAAAAAGGAAAAGGAGCTCTCCATGTTTCCTTTTATCTTCAACTACCGGTCGTCGGTTGTTGATAGAGATGTGGTAAGGTGGACTCTAAGGTTTATAACATGGGTGATATACTACTTTTACCCTTTATTTATATTATTCTGGATTGGTAAAACTTTTCTTCCTTATCATGATAAAATTATCACAGGGATACATAATATAATTTTCGCAGTCGATTTTTTAATTCTGGCGTATTTCTGGCCTAATATAGTAAAACCAACCGAAAGTAAGCCTATTAAGTTTTTTTTATCGACTGGTCTTACCGGGCTTATACGGAATACAGGGAAATATTATGGCAAACACATACTATTTGCCGTGCTGTTAAGCATATTCGTTTTTAATATTGTATCGGTACCGGTTACAAATGATGAAAGATTATTGTTACCCTTTATAAAAGAAGTATGGATTCCATTTAAAAGCAAAGAAAAAAGTAATTGGGATTCTCCGAAAAAAGTAAACTATGAAGAGGAAATAAAAGGTGAGACTTTTTTTAAACCGATATTTAAAATTAAACTTAGTAACATAGTCAATAGAAACCTATATTTGCCGGAAATAAAGCCTGTTGTGAAAAATAAAGAAAACGCCCAAAATGATAATATAAGCGTATATTTAAGAAAGCTAAATAATGATTACGTAGGGGTATATTTAAGAGGGCGGAATCTTGACTTTGGCAATTTTAACAAAGCAGATCTTTCTTATTCAGATTTAAGGGAAGCCTCTTTGAGAGGCGCTGATTTGAATTCTGCGAATCTACAGGGAGCTAATTTAAACGAATCGCACCTGCAGGGCGCTAATATACGTTATGCGCACCTGCAAGGAGCGGATTTAACTACAACGGAAATGCAAGGCGCTGCTTTATCGGATACTGAACTACAAGGCGCCGATTTACGTTCTGCGAATCTTCAAGGTGCTAATTTAATTAATGCAGTATTACAAGGCGCTTATTTATTTGAAGCGCACCTGCAAGGGGCTGATTTAAGTTCTGCAAAACTTCAAGGCGCTTTTTTAGATTCTGCTGAGCTGCAAGGCTCTGATTTATATAAAGCAGAACTGCAAGGTACTTATTTACCTGATGCTAAAGTAAAATGTATATATGACAACGAAACGCAAATTAAAGATGTCTATTATGAGTCTAAGGTGGATGTGGACACAGATGACAATTGGACTGTATTAATAAATAAATTCAGTAAGTTAAAAATCGCTAATAATACTGATAATATAAAAGATGCACAAAAAAGGCTGGAGAAAGGAAAAAATAAATGTATTGATTTTGATAAAGATGTTGCAAAATCTATAATTGAAATGTTTAAACGTGGAAAAAATTATGAGTCATTTATCCAATTTAATGTAGATCAAGCTTGTAATGGACAAAATCCCTGGAAAGAAAATGGAGTGGTGATCTTTAAGAATGAAATTATGATTGCAATCCGCGATAAAATGAAGATTATCTGTCTCGATGAATACAATAAAATACCAAAAATACCTTACAATGCGGAGTAA
- the cas6 gene encoding CRISPR-associated endoribonuclease Cas6, protein MRLRFIFSHPAGVMSIDYNHKMRSWFSDFMMNFYGKNYDGTVVNNVDKCQGFKLFTFSKLIFDSYKVREHRISFSEGTAQWFVSSPVEEFLDDFAGYLKTIQRISLDGICFELLDISEMKMPAFDMQMKFTSLSPITVTTEGLNKQIIDNYFLSFGDSAFINKIKINLIKKYKEFSGKKIIDDINFSFEFDSDYMARKRGKIHKKIRYERREILGYVAPFKVSGEPELLKFGYDTGFGDYCHLGFGMAKEV, encoded by the coding sequence ATGAGGTTAAGATTTATTTTTAGTCATCCTGCCGGAGTCATGTCTATAGACTATAACCATAAGATGAGATCGTGGTTTAGTGATTTTATGATGAATTTCTATGGAAAAAACTATGACGGCACGGTAGTTAATAATGTGGATAAGTGCCAGGGTTTTAAACTATTCACATTTTCAAAACTAATCTTTGACTCTTACAAGGTAAGAGAGCACAGAATTAGCTTTTCTGAAGGAACAGCGCAGTGGTTTGTATCGTCACCAGTTGAGGAATTTCTTGATGATTTTGCCGGGTATTTGAAAACCATACAGAGAATAAGCCTTGATGGTATATGCTTTGAGCTTCTGGATATATCTGAGATGAAGATGCCGGCTTTTGACATGCAGATGAAGTTTACATCCCTGTCGCCTATTACAGTTACTACAGAGGGCTTAAATAAACAAATCATTGATAATTATTTTCTGAGTTTTGGTGATTCAGCTTTTATCAACAAAATAAAAATCAACCTGATAAAAAAATATAAAGAATTTTCCGGTAAAAAAATCATTGACGATATTAATTTCAGCTTTGAATTTGACTCAGATTATATGGCAAGAAAGAGAGGAAAAATTCATAAAAAAATAAGATATGAAAGACGGGAAATTCTTGGTTATGTTGCGCCGTTTAAAGTCAGCGGGGAACCTGAACTGTTGAAGTTTGGTTATGATACCGGCTTTGGCGATTACTGCCACCTCGGTTTTGGCATGGCTAAGGAGGTTTAA
- a CDS encoding DUF2157 domain-containing protein, with the protein MVDQKVVDYIKTSLAQGKTKEELYKELLGQGCTIEIIQENFNAINAEQEKEDTSKRTIRIIVTIGAIFVGAGIFSFIAANWQEMSKPLKIGVILVSMLVSYGIGWYLKEKLNMEKTGSALFLLGSIIYGAGIFLVAQMFHTRANWPDGFILWMFGVIAVAFALESFSHFYLAILLGFVAMIGHPIEIFTGIFGYQAFLLTSSFLLLIVTIVTFITGWIIRKKMPPELKEFY; encoded by the coding sequence ATGGTTGACCAAAAAGTTGTAGATTACATAAAAACTTCCTTGGCGCAGGGTAAGACAAAGGAGGAGCTTTACAAGGAGCTCCTTGGACAAGGTTGTACTATTGAAATTATTCAGGAAAATTTCAACGCAATAAACGCCGAGCAAGAAAAAGAAGATACATCAAAAAGAACAATCCGCATAATTGTAACGATTGGCGCCATTTTTGTTGGAGCCGGAATTTTTTCATTTATCGCCGCAAATTGGCAAGAGATGTCAAAACCATTAAAAATTGGGGTTATTCTTGTTTCAATGTTGGTATCTTACGGAATCGGTTGGTATCTCAAAGAAAAACTTAATATGGAAAAAACCGGCTCGGCTTTGTTTTTGCTCGGCTCTATTATTTACGGTGCGGGAATATTTTTAGTGGCTCAAATGTTCCATACGCGAGCAAATTGGCCAGACGGTTTTATTTTGTGGATGTTTGGTGTTATTGCTGTCGCTTTCGCGTTAGAATCCTTCTCACATTTCTATCTTGCTATTCTTTTGGGATTCGTAGCAATGATTGGACACCCCATAGAAATTTTTACAGGAATTTTCGGCTACCAAGCTTTCTTATTAACTTCTTCATTTTTACTTTTGATTGTAACCATAGTAACTTTTATTACCGGATGGATTATTAGAAAAAAAATGCCACCGGAGCTTAAAGAATTTTATTAA
- a CDS encoding GDYXXLXY domain-containing protein: MTKQTKFILAIALQVVIIFAIIIFKLSVLTSGTEVMLRIAPVDPRDLLRGDYATFQYDISNLESYYSRGEQIRNGDTVYVVLRQSGKCWIAQNVQKNKPIRNKLFIKGKVDSGGTESQTDQFSYQRFGGSRLHIVYGIEQYFIPEGKGQIFSFWNKKAVAMVAIDDNGNAALKKIYVDDKHWP; the protein is encoded by the coding sequence ATGACAAAACAAACAAAATTTATATTGGCGATAGCATTGCAGGTGGTAATAATTTTCGCTATTATTATTTTCAAATTATCCGTTCTCACTAGTGGTACTGAAGTTATGCTTCGGATTGCCCCTGTTGATCCGCGGGATTTGTTGCGCGGCGACTATGCCACTTTTCAATATGATATTTCTAATCTTGAATCCTATTATTCTCGTGGCGAACAAATCAGAAATGGTGATACTGTGTATGTTGTATTGCGACAATCTGGAAAATGTTGGATAGCACAAAATGTTCAAAAAAATAAACCGATAAGAAACAAATTATTTATCAAAGGGAAAGTTGACAGTGGCGGCACGGAAAGTCAAACCGACCAATTTTCATATCAGCGTTTTGGTGGCTCTCGTCTTCATATTGTATATGGGATTGAGCAATATTTTATTCCTGAAGGCAAGGGTCAAATTTTTAGTTTTTGGAATAAAAAGGCTGTCGCAATGGTTGCCATTGATGATAATGGCAATGCGGCACTTAAAAAAATTTACGTTGATGATAAACATTGGCCATAA
- the glnD gene encoding [protein-PII] uridylyltransferase: MDFLNELRELLSKGCGGIEIVKRHSELMDIFVKESAPAGISEQPVAVFAIGGYGRSELAPYSDVDLMFLIKDRADRAQIALVEEFYYKLLDNHINISHSVRTVSECIQESRLDLRTRTSLLDGRFLTGNESFSKLFFEKIHVEALSRGKRAYFTDRVNEMRRRLEKYGTSPFMLEPNVKESQGGLRDVHDALWIAKTILDLHCLEDLKKIMDDYDFKILTAAYDFILRVRIALHLVSGRENDVLSFHLQSAVAALLGIRQSRYFSAPERLMRLYYLRAATLRTATAKVRNIAGSVFLKLPWRFFKSKINGTFSTVGNKMMLNRQVSLKQEPQLILESYALYSRIGKEFTGFLNELIKKHLICVNSKLRTDKISTGYFLDVLKGQRVYDTLKLMHADGVLGRFIPEFGALNYLVVHEPYHIYTVDEHSLYAIKNLEELLNPKNSRQRKIGEVFKTFPDKHLLYLTLLLHDIGKSKGYAHSAEGYKKIKPILERLGLKKQDRENVEFLVRCHILMSKTAFTKDIEDPETLAVFADTVKNQYLLTAIFLVTYADISAVNTEFMTNWRLDLLVKLYKDTECRLRDGKWENTELLQALAKLLEQPMYHGILKEEIEEFIKSAPERYLFLSTGEKILKDFLWVKEFSATSLKGHPVIRFEQMADTTTGLTIVAFDRAGLLASIVGALSSRRLNILSLRTFTMQFKPLTEGDLVIDKFQLSNYTSLWWEGMDEVLTDELTQYITGKKLPELKHYPHKTSRFSPFVDVDNETSAGVTVFEIMSSDRIGLLYDVTRLFSNRGMNIISALVNTEWEIAHDTFYVSEGGQSLTSEQILTLTAELWDTLSS, encoded by the coding sequence ATGGACTTTTTAAACGAACTCAGAGAGCTATTATCCAAAGGTTGCGGTGGGATTGAAATAGTTAAGCGCCACAGCGAACTTATGGATATATTTGTCAAAGAATCGGCACCTGCCGGTATCTCTGAGCAGCCTGTGGCGGTTTTTGCAATTGGCGGCTACGGCAGGTCTGAGCTTGCCCCGTATTCCGATGTGGATTTAATGTTTCTCATTAAAGACAGAGCAGACAGAGCTCAGATAGCTCTCGTTGAGGAGTTTTACTATAAACTCCTTGATAACCATATAAATATCAGCCACTCGGTCAGAACCGTCAGCGAATGTATTCAGGAATCAAGACTTGATCTCAGAACCCGCACATCGCTGCTTGACGGCAGGTTTTTAACTGGAAACGAATCGTTTTCAAAGTTGTTTTTTGAAAAAATACACGTTGAGGCTCTAAGCAGAGGAAAACGCGCTTACTTTACCGACAGAGTCAACGAAATGCGCAGACGCCTTGAGAAATACGGCACATCTCCGTTTATGTTAGAGCCTAACGTCAAAGAGTCTCAGGGCGGCCTCAGAGACGTTCACGACGCCCTGTGGATAGCTAAGACTATTCTTGATTTACACTGCCTCGAGGATTTAAAAAAGATCATGGATGACTATGATTTTAAAATCCTAACGGCTGCTTACGATTTCATTTTAAGAGTCAGGATTGCCCTTCATCTGGTTAGCGGCAGGGAAAACGATGTGCTGTCTTTCCACCTCCAAAGCGCTGTGGCGGCTCTCTTAGGCATCAGGCAGTCACGGTACTTTAGCGCCCCTGAAAGACTTATGAGGCTTTACTACCTAAGGGCGGCAACCTTGCGCACTGCCACGGCCAAAGTCCGCAACATTGCAGGCTCTGTATTTCTTAAATTGCCGTGGCGATTCTTTAAGTCAAAAATAAACGGCACTTTTTCAACCGTTGGAAATAAAATGATGCTAAACCGCCAGGTTTCCTTAAAACAAGAACCTCAGTTAATACTGGAAAGTTATGCACTATACAGCCGTATAGGAAAAGAATTTACTGGTTTTCTTAACGAACTGATAAAAAAACACCTCATCTGCGTAAACAGTAAATTAAGAACCGATAAAATTTCCACAGGTTATTTTCTCGATGTTCTTAAAGGGCAAAGAGTGTATGATACTCTGAAACTTATGCACGCTGACGGTGTGTTAGGCCGCTTCATACCGGAGTTTGGCGCTCTTAACTACCTTGTCGTGCACGAGCCCTACCATATCTATACCGTGGATGAGCACTCACTCTATGCAATAAAAAACCTTGAGGAGCTGCTTAATCCTAAAAACTCCCGTCAGCGTAAAATCGGAGAAGTTTTTAAGACTTTTCCTGACAAACACCTCCTATACCTGACCCTTCTGCTACACGATATTGGAAAATCCAAAGGATATGCCCACTCTGCCGAGGGTTACAAAAAAATCAAACCGATACTCGAACGCCTTGGCCTTAAAAAACAAGACAGAGAGAATGTGGAATTTTTAGTTCGCTGTCACATCCTGATGTCAAAAACTGCATTCACCAAAGACATTGAAGACCCTGAAACTCTTGCGGTTTTTGCAGATACCGTTAAAAATCAATATCTCCTTACCGCTATTTTTCTTGTGACTTACGCCGACATATCTGCTGTAAACACCGAGTTTATGACTAACTGGAGGCTGGATCTTCTCGTTAAACTTTATAAGGATACCGAATGCCGCCTGAGAGACGGAAAGTGGGAAAACACCGAACTACTTCAGGCTCTGGCCAAACTGTTAGAACAACCCATGTACCACGGTATATTAAAAGAGGAAATTGAGGAGTTTATAAAGTCAGCACCGGAAAGGTACCTGTTTTTAAGTACCGGGGAAAAAATTCTCAAAGATTTTTTGTGGGTTAAGGAGTTTTCAGCCACGTCTCTAAAAGGCCATCCAGTTATCAGATTTGAACAAATGGCTGATACAACCACTGGACTGACTATTGTGGCTTTTGACAGAGCCGGACTTCTTGCCTCAATAGTAGGGGCACTTTCCAGCCGGAGACTTAACATCCTTTCGTTAAGAACTTTTACCATGCAGTTTAAACCGCTTACAGAGGGTGATCTTGTTATAGACAAGTTTCAACTTTCAAATTACACATCACTTTGGTGGGAGGGAATGGATGAGGTTCTTACGGATGAGTTGACACAGTACATAACAGGAAAGAAACTCCCTGAGCTTAAGCACTACCCACATAAAACCAGCAGGTTTTCACCCTTTGTGGATGTTGACAATGAAACATCGGCAGGGGTTACTGTTTTTGAGATAATGTCCTCTGACAGAATAGGGCTTCTTTATGATGTAACCCGGTTGTTTTCCAACCGTGGTATGAATATAATATCAGCGCTGGTAAACACTGAGTGGGAGATAGCCCACGACACTTTTTATGTGTCAGAGGGCGGGCAGAGCCTTACATCAGAGCAAATCCTGACTCTGACAGCAGAACTCTGGGATACACTTTCTTCTTAA